The following proteins come from a genomic window of Musa acuminata AAA Group cultivar baxijiao chromosome BXJ1-7, Cavendish_Baxijiao_AAA, whole genome shotgun sequence:
- the LOC135679796 gene encoding internal alternative NAD(P)H-ubiquinone oxidoreductase A1, mitochondrial-like, with amino-acid sequence MLLSRIAKTAFSQSSQAARIAAGNHYMGMLRKGFPAAPTYHTWLRDVIASGNGDRSSLLRPADVFRVNSRGIGHTPHFQYPSAEAVQDDLYSGADDARVPGLEPTKAGEKPRVVVLGTGWAGCRFLKGLDTKLYDIVCISPRNHMVFTPLLASTCVGTLEFRSVAEPVNRIQSALSGAPNSYFYLASCTGIDTHKHQVCCESVSGAGLPDEPYHFKVAYDKLVIAAGADPLTFNIKGVKEHAMFLREVQHAQEIRRKLLLNLMLSEAPGISEEEKKRLLHCVVIGGGPTGVEFSGELSDFIMRDVRQRFSHVKDYIQVTLIEASEILSSFDVGLRQYATNHLTKSGVRLVRGVVKEVLPEKILLSDGTCVPYGLLVWSTGVGPSEFVKSLDLPKSPGGRIGVDEWLRVPSVEDVFALGDCAGFLEQTGRPVLPALAQVAEREGKYLANLFNQMGKQNGGRAHCAKDIPLGDPFVYRHLGSMASVGRYKALVDLRQSKDAKGISMAGFVSWFIWRSAYLTRVVSWRNRFYVAVNWATTLVFGRDNSRIG; translated from the exons ATGTTACTATCTAGGATTGCCAAGACTGCATTCAGCCAGTCGTCTCAGGCCGCCAGAATAGCCGCCGGAAACCACTACATGGGGATGCTCCGCAAGGGCTTTCCCGCTGCTCCAACCTACCACACTTGGCTTCGGGACGTTATCGCCAGCGGTAACGGCGACCGCTCGTCTCTGCTCCGCCCAGCTGATGTCTTCAGAGTCAACAGCAGAGGAATCGGCCACACCCCGCATTTCCAATATCCTTCAGCCGAAGCAGTTCAGGATGATTTGTACTCGGGGGCTGATGACGCAAGGGTCCCAGGATTGGAGCCTACGAAAGCCGGCGAGAAACCGAGGGTGGTGGTTCTTGGCACTGGATGGGCTGGCTGCCGCTTCCTTAAAGGACTGGACACGAAGCTCTATGACATCGTGTGCATATCTCCGAGGAACCATATGGTTTTCACTCCCCTGCTTGCTTCCACCTGCGTTGGGACCCTGGAATTCCGCTCCGTAGCTGAGCCTGTCAACCGGATCCAATCTGCTCTCTCCGGAGCCCCTAATTCCTACTTCTACCTGGCGTCTTGTACAGGAATCGACACCCACAAGCACCAA GTGTGCTGTGAATCCGTTTCAGGCGCTGGCCTACCTGATGAGCCGTACCACTTCAAGGTTGCTTACGACAAGCTGGTCATTGCGGCTGGTGCGGATCCTCTAACTTTCAATATCAAAGGAGTAAAAGAACACGCGATGTTTCTCCGTGAAGTACAACATGCTCAAGAAATACGAAGAAAGCTTCTTTTGAACCTCATGCTCTCGGAAGCTCCAG GCATatcagaagaagagaagaagcggCTCCTACACTGTGTTGTCATCGGAGGAGGCCCTACTGGAGTAGAGTTCAGCGGGGAGCTGAGTGACTTCATTATGAGAGATGTACGCCAAAGGTTTTCTCACGTGAAGGATTATATTCAAGTTACTCTTATAGAG GCAAGTGAAATACTATCATCGTTCGACGTCGGATTGAGGCAATATGCAACGAATCACTTGACAAAG TCGGGAGTTCGCCTTGTGCGAGGCGTTGTGAAAGAGGTGCTTCCGGAGAAGATTCTTCTGAGCGATGGAACTTGTGTGCCGTACGGTCTGCTCGTCTGGTCCACCGGAGTTGGGCCCTCCGAGTTTGTCAAATCACTTGACCTTCCCAAGTCTCCGGGTGGAAG GATTGGTGTTGACGAGTGGCTTCGTGTTCCCTCCGTGGAGGATGTTTTTGCACTCGGGGACTGTGCAGGTTTCCTGGAGCAAACGGGAAGGCCAGTTCTTCCTGCTCTGGCTCAG GTTGCTGAGAGGGAAGGCAAATATCTGGCTAATTTGTTCAATCAGATGGGCAAGCAAAATGGTGGCAGGGCGCACTGTGCCAAAGACATTCCTCTGGGGGATCCCTTCGTGTACAGGCACCTAGGAAGCATGGCGTCTGTCGGGCGCTACAAAGCATTAGTGGATCTAAGGCAGAGCAAG GATGCAAAGGGCATTTCCATGGCTGGGTTCGTCAGCTGGTTTATTTGGCGTTCCGCCTACCTGACTCGTGTGGTAAGCTGGAGGAACAGGTTCTACGTCGCAGTCAACTGGGCTACCACTCTTGTATTCGGTAGGGATAACTCCAGAataggttga
- the LOC135680078 gene encoding uncharacterized protein LOC135680078, giving the protein MGCCFSSSITKKEESLAKGKPAAASATVHRNPVVQRDSRPPETEAKETVKEVLLETSRPRSTPPLPTTRTSACEDANSKEVEIIEKGYATGVPLNGIAPLSIDSSNGCDSISEDASEAWSVSAKSETLSASATKAERRRGAVAEAGMRATREERSPAKYQRKRSVSGDFACRRDRSVAVGCGSGRSSFSPAGRRSEYAAVARTNSAREFSSSRASRPGATRDLGERSGRRSVSPVMKRAAELGQRGGQCRAPGASAVRANGTKQQMPGDEGEKKLCVKDEGIVGGEAAGSAGEAKESLENPLVSLECFIFL; this is encoded by the coding sequence ATGGGCTGCTGCTTCAGTAGTAGTATCACCAAAAAGGAAGAGTCTCTCGCTAAGGGGAAGCCGGCTGCGGCTTCTGCCACAGTCCATCGCAACCCGGTGGTGCAGAGGGATTCACGGCCGCCAGAGACCGAAGCAAAGGAGACGGTGAAAGAAGTCCTCTTGGAGACGTCCAGGCCGCGGTCGACCCCGCCATTACCAACCACCAGGACGAGCGCATGTGAAGATGCCAACTCCAAGGAGGTCGAGATAATCGAAAAGGGTTACGCCACTGGTGTTCCTCTCAACGGCATTGCTCCCCTCTCGATCGACAGCAGCAACGGCTGTGACTCCATATCCGAGGACGCATCTGAGGCCTGGAGCGTCAGCGCGAAGAGCGAGACCCTCTCGGCCTCCGCCACCAAGGCGGAGAGGCGACGAGGAGCTGTGGCAGAGGCAGGGATGAGGGCGACGAGGGAGGAGCGCTCGCCGGCGAAGTACCAAAGGAAGCGCTCCGTCTCTGGAGATTTCGCTTGCAGGAGGGACCGGAGCGTTGCCGTCGGCTGCGGCAGCGGGAGATCCTCATTCTCGCCTGCGGGAAGAAGGTCGGAGTACGCCGCCGTCGCCCGGACGAACTCCGCCAGAGAGTTTTCGAGCAGCCGAGCTTCCAGACCCGGGGCCACACGAGACCTGGGGGAGAGATCCGGCAGGCGGTCGGTGTCCCCGGTTATGAAGCGGGCGGCGGAGCTTGGGCAGAGAGGGGGACAATGCAGGGCGCCGGGAGCGTCTGCGGTGAGGGCAAACGGGACGAAGCAGCAGATGCCTGGGGACGAGGGAGAAAAGAAGTTATGCGTAAAAGACGAGGGCATAGTGGGCGGCGAGGCCGCGGGATCTGCAGGGGAAGCGAAGGAGTCGCTGGAGAACCCCCTCGTCTCCCTGGAGTGCTTCATCTTCCTCtaa